The following proteins are encoded in a genomic region of Natrinema sp. DC36:
- a CDS encoding alpha/beta hydrolase — protein MRHRIFNEDGDEELVFVMGWGNRWTHENVSWLVGQLTEAGYRVHAFELPTNIDDFKADWLEPVAEYVRDLEEYQLLGHSAGALVAQALDGADNHVYLSPWWGYGKGFPEPLLEAVSKLPTTFPCLPVGDMDRAALGSKATDHQIATTPSWVSPAFVRETRRAQDELLTIDHDAVVFCSLRDPVVSLRAIGERVPAEHVVLYDGGHELFSSGSRERHVDTLLAALEDGAEAVEADDESEEETDPVPA, from the coding sequence ATGCGACACCGGATCTTCAACGAGGACGGCGACGAAGAACTCGTCTTCGTCATGGGCTGGGGCAACCGCTGGACCCACGAGAACGTCAGCTGGCTCGTCGGACAGCTGACCGAGGCCGGCTACCGGGTCCACGCGTTCGAGCTCCCCACGAACATCGACGACTTCAAAGCCGACTGGCTCGAGCCGGTTGCCGAGTACGTCCGCGACCTCGAGGAGTACCAGCTGCTGGGCCACAGCGCGGGTGCGCTCGTCGCACAGGCCTTGGACGGCGCGGACAACCACGTCTACCTGAGTCCGTGGTGGGGGTACGGCAAGGGGTTCCCGGAACCGCTGCTCGAGGCGGTGTCGAAACTGCCGACCACGTTCCCGTGTCTCCCCGTCGGCGACATGGATCGAGCGGCGCTCGGCTCGAAGGCTACCGACCATCAGATCGCAACGACCCCGTCGTGGGTCTCCCCGGCGTTCGTCCGGGAAACTCGCCGCGCACAGGACGAGCTACTGACGATCGATCACGACGCCGTCGTCTTCTGCTCGCTGCGGGATCCGGTCGTCAGCCTCCGAGCGATCGGCGAGCGCGTACCCGCCGAACACGTCGTGCTGTACGACGGCGGTCACGAACTGTTCTCGTCTGGGAGCCGCGAGCGACACGTCGACACGCTGCTGGCAGCCCTCGAGGACGGCGCCGAGGCCGTCGAGGCGGACGACGAGTCCGAAGAAGAGACGGATCCGGTCCCGGCCTGA
- a CDS encoding TIGR00269 family protein translates to MDCNRCNEEAIMHAAYSGAHLCPDHFRESVEKRVRRRIRRDDLVPHDITPENPQTWVIGLSGGKDSVVLTQILHDTFAEDPRIELVGLTIHEGIEGYRDKSVEACVELSEELGIRHELVSYEEEFGVRMDDVVEDDPENMAPCAYCGVFRRDLLSEYAEALEADLLLTGHNLDDEAQTALMNVLEGDVEQMAKHFDASLGPLSDREEQDEFVPRAKPLRDVPEKEVALYAHVEDLPAHITECPHASEAYRGEIQQLVYDLEENHPGTRHSILSGYEELASIAAEKYAGDDGADLQECVECGSTTTREVCRKCSLLESLA, encoded by the coding sequence ATGGACTGTAACCGGTGTAACGAGGAGGCGATCATGCACGCCGCGTACTCCGGAGCCCACCTCTGTCCGGACCACTTTCGCGAGTCGGTCGAAAAGCGGGTACGTCGCCGGATCCGGCGGGACGATCTCGTCCCCCACGATATAACGCCAGAGAACCCCCAGACCTGGGTGATCGGCCTCTCCGGCGGGAAGGACAGCGTCGTTCTCACGCAGATCCTCCACGACACGTTCGCCGAGGACCCCCGCATCGAACTCGTCGGCCTGACGATTCACGAGGGGATCGAGGGCTACCGTGACAAGTCGGTCGAGGCCTGCGTCGAACTCAGCGAGGAGCTGGGGATCCGCCACGAACTCGTCAGCTACGAGGAGGAGTTCGGCGTCCGAATGGACGACGTCGTCGAAGATGACCCCGAAAACATGGCCCCCTGTGCCTACTGCGGCGTCTTCCGGCGGGACCTCCTCTCGGAGTACGCCGAGGCGCTCGAGGCCGACCTCCTCCTGACGGGTCACAATCTCGACGACGAGGCCCAGACCGCGCTGATGAACGTCCTCGAGGGCGACGTCGAACAGATGGCGAAACACTTCGACGCCAGCCTCGGTCCGCTGTCCGACCGCGAGGAGCAAGACGAGTTCGTCCCGCGCGCGAAACCGCTCCGGGACGTTCCGGAGAAAGAAGTCGCTCTCTACGCCCACGTCGAGGACCTCCCGGCCCACATCACCGAGTGCCCCCACGCCAGCGAGGCCTACCGCGGTGAGATCCAGCAACTCGTCTACGACCTCGAGGAGAACCACCCCGGGACCCGGCACTCGATCCTCTCGGGATACGAGGAACTGGCGTCGATCGCCGCCGAAAAGTACGCCGGCGACGACGGTGCCGACCTGCAGGAGTGCGTCGAGTGCGGCTCGACGACGACCCGAGAGGTCTGTCGAAAGTGTTCGTTGCTCGAGTCGCTCGCGTAA
- a CDS encoding ribbon-helix-helix domain-containing protein encodes MERVTLRIPKQQIDEVEQLVDSGEFPNRSEAIRSAVREMINEQGDGPTDQSGKRNWAKV; translated from the coding sequence ATGGAGCGTGTGACACTGCGAATTCCGAAACAGCAGATCGATGAGGTAGAGCAATTAGTCGACTCGGGCGAATTCCCGAACCGGAGCGAAGCGATCCGGTCGGCCGTCCGTGAGATGATAAATGAACAAGGGGACGGCCCCACAGACCAATCCGGCAAACGCAACTGGGCCAAGGTGTAA
- a CDS encoding ribbon-helix-helix protein, CopG family, with protein MSKITFRADDDLVEQLEELDASKSEAMREALRSYLEGSDEAAGSEDRPESDRARTDVIDELIRTRVDDRLRELGIDRAGSNARDPTPSPEPQDVNVSISLEGAAVQSSERNSQSSGQRQTGAREPTPNDGEAAGARERAGTQSPDGRENGRQCNQCGDRLGGDHVYCPNCGEKASRRLFCECGDEIRSDWSFCPSCGRRTPAADVLESDGTQF; from the coding sequence ATGAGCAAGATCACGTTCCGCGCGGACGACGACCTCGTCGAGCAACTCGAGGAGCTCGACGCCTCCAAGAGCGAAGCGATGCGAGAGGCGCTCAGATCGTACCTCGAGGGGAGCGACGAGGCTGCGGGCAGCGAGGATCGCCCGGAATCGGACCGGGCGCGGACGGACGTGATCGACGAACTGATTCGCACGCGTGTGGACGACCGACTCCGGGAACTCGGCATCGACCGCGCGGGCTCGAACGCACGCGACCCGACGCCGTCGCCCGAACCGCAGGACGTCAACGTCTCGATCTCGCTCGAGGGGGCGGCGGTCCAGTCGAGCGAGCGGAACTCGCAGTCGAGCGGACAACGGCAGACTGGTGCGCGCGAGCCGACTCCGAACGACGGAGAGGCGGCAGGGGCTCGTGAACGCGCGGGGACGCAGTCCCCCGACGGACGAGAGAACGGACGGCAGTGCAACCAGTGTGGCGACCGACTCGGCGGCGACCACGTGTACTGCCCCAACTGTGGCGAGAAGGCCTCCCGACGATTGTTCTGTGAGTGTGGCGACGAGATCCGATCCGACTGGTCGTTCTGTCCCAGCTGCGGTCGTCGGACGCCCGCGGCGGACGTCCTCGAGTCCGACGGGACGCAGTTCTGA
- the ftsZ gene encoding cell division protein FtsZ: MQDIVQDALENAEEEAREMDASMDDDDEFGEPRIVIVGAGGAGNNTINRLYNIGVDGADTVAINTDKQHLKMIEADTKILVGKSLTNGLGAGGDPSMGERATEMAQGTIKEVLGDADLVFVTAGMGGGTGTGAAPVVSKIAKEQGAIVVGMVSTPFNVERARTVKAEEGLEKLREQADSIIVLDNNRLLDYVPNLPIGKAFSVMDQIIAETVKGISETITQPSLINLDYADMSTIMNQGGVAVMLVGETQDKNKTDEVVKDAMNHPLLDVDYRGASGGLVHITGGPDLTLKEAEGIADNITERLEASANVIWGARIQENYKGKVRVMAIMTGVQSAQVLGPTTQKQADKSRQSIEGLNDADFDASNNVEKTGKEYGAQSDGGREQVEKQNGVDVIR; encoded by the coding sequence ATGCAGGATATCGTTCAGGACGCCCTGGAGAACGCGGAGGAAGAAGCCCGGGAGATGGACGCCTCGATGGACGATGACGACGAGTTCGGGGAGCCCCGAATCGTCATCGTCGGTGCGGGCGGTGCCGGTAACAACACCATCAACCGACTGTACAACATCGGCGTCGACGGTGCTGACACCGTGGCGATCAACACGGACAAACAGCACCTCAAGATGATCGAGGCCGACACGAAGATCCTCGTGGGCAAATCGCTCACGAACGGGCTCGGCGCCGGCGGCGACCCCTCGATGGGCGAGCGCGCGACCGAGATGGCCCAGGGAACGATCAAGGAGGTCCTCGGCGACGCGGACCTCGTGTTCGTGACCGCGGGGATGGGCGGTGGCACCGGCACGGGTGCCGCCCCCGTCGTCTCGAAGATCGCCAAAGAGCAGGGTGCGATCGTCGTCGGGATGGTCTCGACGCCGTTCAACGTCGAGCGCGCCCGCACGGTGAAAGCCGAGGAAGGCCTCGAGAAGCTCCGCGAACAGGCCGACTCGATCATCGTCCTCGACAACAACCGACTGCTCGACTACGTCCCGAACCTGCCGATCGGCAAGGCGTTCTCGGTGATGGACCAGATCATCGCCGAAACCGTCAAGGGTATCTCGGAGACGATCACCCAGCCCTCGCTGATCAACCTGGACTACGCGGACATGTCCACGATCATGAACCAGGGCGGCGTCGCCGTCATGTTGGTCGGCGAGACCCAGGACAAGAACAAGACCGACGAGGTCGTCAAGGACGCGATGAACCACCCGCTACTGGACGTCGACTACCGCGGCGCGTCCGGTGGGCTCGTCCACATCACCGGCGGCCCCGACCTCACGCTGAAAGAGGCCGAGGGAATCGCGGACAACATCACCGAGCGCCTCGAGGCCAGCGCAAACGTCATCTGGGGCGCCCGAATTCAGGAGAACTACAAGGGCAAGGTTCGCGTCATGGCGATCATGACCGGCGTCCAGAGCGCACAGGTGCTCGGACCGACCACCCAGAAGCAGGCCGACAAGTCCCGACAGAGCATCGAGGGCCTGAACGATGCCGACTTCGACGCGAGCAATAACGTCGAAAAGACGGGCAAAGAATACGGCGCGCAGAGCGACGGCGGCCGCGAGCAAGTCGAGAAACAGAACGGCGTCGACGTAATCCGGTAA